In Niallia sp. FSL W8-0635, one genomic interval encodes:
- a CDS encoding DinB family protein: MTIPAITDYPEHYRGYVGLVPAGNIIEILASQLEETIAYVKAKEDRKDFRYAEGKWSLIEVIGHIIDTERIQAYRLLRIARGDQTQLAGYDDESYVENANFSTRTIDDLLQEFATVRASSVALIKGLSEDAWEKRGFANNGEFTVNALAYIIAGHERHHLKLIKERYTV; this comes from the coding sequence ATGACTATACCAGCAATTACGGATTATCCAGAACATTATAGAGGTTACGTAGGCTTAGTTCCAGCAGGAAACATCATTGAAATCCTTGCTTCTCAGCTAGAGGAAACGATTGCATATGTGAAGGCAAAGGAAGATCGCAAGGATTTTCGTTATGCGGAAGGCAAGTGGTCTCTTATTGAAGTGATTGGTCATATTATCGACACGGAAAGAATTCAGGCTTATCGCTTACTGCGAATCGCAAGGGGAGATCAAACGCAGTTAGCAGGCTATGATGATGAAAGCTATGTGGAGAATGCTAATTTTTCGACAAGAACAATAGATGATCTTCTTCAAGAGTTCGCAACGGTTCGTGCGTCTAGCGTTGCTTTGATAAAAGGTCTTTCAGAGGATGCCTGGGAAAAAAGAGGCTTTGCTAATAATGGAGAATTTACGGTGAATGCCCTTGCCTATATTATTGCAGGTCATGAACGCCATCATTTGAAATTGATAAAAGAAAGATATACGGTTTAA